The following are from one region of the Streptomyces fradiae genome:
- the fahA gene encoding fumarylacetoacetase: MPEQSPLDLPEGDPFGPHNLPYGVFSTADEPDRRRLGVRIGGYVLDAGAAAHALGSPYAALLDRPSLNPLLAAGRTAWRDVRRALVGWVTVPAHRPVVEPLLHPLDAVTLHLPYEVADYVDFYASEHHATNVGKMFRPDGDALTPNWKHLPIGYHGRAGTVVVSGTDVVRPAGQRKTPADPAPVFGPSVKLDIEAEVGFLVGTPSTLGTPVPLADFREHVFGLTLLNDWSARDIQAWEYVPLGPFLGKSFQTSVSAWVTPLEALDAARVAPPARDFALQPYLDDSAEEEPGGFDLRISVAINGEVVAEPPFASMYWTAAQQLAHMTVNGASLRTGDLYGSGTVSGPEVAQRGSLLELTWNGRDALDLPDGKRTFLEDGDEVTLTAWAPGPDGTRVALGEVTGRIAPSPSA, translated from the coding sequence ATGCCCGAGCAGAGCCCGCTCGACCTGCCCGAGGGCGACCCCTTCGGCCCGCACAACCTTCCGTACGGCGTCTTCTCGACCGCCGATGAGCCGGACCGCCGGAGGCTCGGCGTCCGGATCGGCGGGTACGTGCTCGACGCCGGGGCCGCCGCGCACGCCCTCGGGTCGCCGTATGCCGCGCTGCTCGACCGGCCGAGCCTGAACCCGCTGCTCGCGGCCGGCCGCACCGCCTGGCGCGATGTGCGGCGGGCGCTCGTCGGGTGGGTGACCGTGCCCGCGCACCGGCCGGTCGTGGAGCCGCTGCTGCACCCGCTCGACGCGGTGACCCTGCATCTGCCGTACGAGGTCGCCGACTACGTCGACTTCTACGCGAGCGAGCACCACGCGACCAACGTCGGCAAGATGTTCCGCCCCGACGGCGACGCGCTCACCCCGAACTGGAAGCACCTGCCGATCGGCTACCACGGGCGCGCCGGCACCGTCGTCGTGTCGGGTACGGATGTCGTACGGCCCGCCGGTCAGCGCAAGACCCCGGCCGACCCGGCGCCCGTCTTCGGGCCCTCGGTCAAGCTGGACATCGAGGCGGAGGTCGGCTTCCTCGTCGGCACCCCGTCCACGCTCGGCACGCCCGTCCCGCTCGCCGACTTCCGTGAGCACGTCTTCGGGCTGACCCTGCTCAACGACTGGTCGGCGCGGGACATCCAGGCCTGGGAGTACGTGCCGCTCGGCCCGTTCCTCGGCAAGTCCTTCCAGACCTCGGTCTCCGCCTGGGTGACCCCCCTGGAGGCCCTGGACGCGGCCCGGGTCGCGCCGCCCGCGCGGGACTTCGCGCTCCAGCCGTACCTGGACGACTCCGCCGAGGAGGAGCCGGGCGGCTTCGACCTGCGGATCAGCGTCGCCATCAACGGCGAGGTGGTGGCCGAGCCGCCGTTCGCCTCCATGTACTGGACGGCCGCCCAGCAGCTCGCCCACATGACCGTCAACGGCGCCTCGCTCCGTACCGGCGACCTCTACGGCTCCGGTACGGTCTCCGGCCCCGAGGTCGCCCAGCGCGGCTCGCTCCTCGAACTCACCTGGAACGGCCGCGACGCCCTCGACCTGCCCGACGGCAAGCGCACGTTCCTGGAGGACGGCGACGAGGTCACCCTGACCGCCTGGGCCCCGGGCCCGGACGGCACCCGCGTCGCCCTCGGCGAGGTCACCGGCCGGATCGCGCCGAGCCCGTCCGCCTAG
- a CDS encoding LPXTG cell wall anchor domain-containing protein encodes MKIRRILATAVAAAVTTPVVLLSAAPAFADTKPAAQTQDQKADIEALRLAVTKAQTAYDAAVIADQKTQEAFEALTKDDHPLVVAAAAAKKASDEAAAAKTAADAKLEQAKKDLAALPADATEEQKTAAQQAVTAAEADAATAKTTAETKAAAATEAKTALDDARVAAAREISKAQEAKKKAAKELDAAKKALADALEEEPGEECEVDKNLVTSVTGPKKITAGTSGVFTFRVTNKGKVELGEVGGYAEAFNMSDDLDKYLHLTWSSATSPKWQAVDGEKGFSSLSSLKPGKSFDFKLKVAVDTKAPAGDGVVVAGGAYINEDGSCGYDEGGAYAEFGIVKAHKPGTGTGGGSNGGSTGGNGNTTQQGGSSTTPVNNGTSGSSTTGGSLAKTGAGSSTMPIALAGGAALVLGAGAMVMVRRRKAGSDA; translated from the coding sequence TTGAAGATTCGCCGCATTCTCGCGACCGCCGTGGCCGCCGCCGTGACCACCCCGGTCGTGCTGCTCTCCGCCGCGCCCGCGTTCGCCGACACCAAGCCGGCCGCCCAGACGCAGGACCAGAAGGCCGACATCGAGGCGCTCCGCCTCGCGGTGACCAAGGCGCAGACCGCGTACGACGCCGCCGTCATCGCCGACCAGAAGACCCAGGAGGCGTTCGAGGCGCTCACCAAGGACGACCACCCGCTGGTCGTCGCCGCTGCCGCGGCGAAGAAGGCCTCCGACGAGGCCGCCGCCGCCAAGACCGCCGCCGACGCGAAGCTGGAGCAGGCCAAGAAGGACCTGGCCGCCCTGCCCGCCGACGCGACGGAGGAGCAGAAGACCGCCGCTCAGCAGGCCGTCACCGCCGCGGAGGCCGACGCCGCCACGGCCAAGACCACCGCCGAGACCAAGGCCGCCGCCGCCACCGAGGCGAAGACCGCCCTGGACGACGCGCGCGTCGCCGCCGCCCGTGAGATCTCGAAGGCCCAGGAGGCCAAGAAGAAGGCGGCCAAGGAGCTCGACGCCGCCAAGAAGGCGCTCGCGGACGCTCTGGAGGAGGAGCCGGGCGAGGAGTGCGAGGTCGACAAGAACCTCGTCACCTCCGTGACCGGCCCGAAGAAGATCACCGCCGGTACCAGCGGCGTCTTCACCTTCCGCGTCACCAACAAGGGCAAGGTCGAGCTGGGCGAGGTCGGCGGCTACGCCGAGGCCTTCAACATGAGCGACGACCTCGACAAGTACCTGCACCTCACCTGGTCCTCCGCGACCAGCCCGAAGTGGCAGGCGGTCGACGGGGAGAAGGGCTTCTCCAGCCTCTCCTCCCTCAAGCCGGGCAAGTCCTTCGACTTCAAGCTGAAGGTCGCGGTCGACACCAAGGCCCCCGCCGGCGACGGCGTCGTGGTCGCCGGCGGCGCCTACATCAACGAGGACGGCTCCTGCGGCTACGACGAGGGCGGCGCCTACGCCGAGTTCGGCATCGTCAAGGCCCACAAGCCCGGCACGGGCACGGGTGGCGGCTCCAACGGCGGCTCGACCGGTGGCAACGGCAACACCACCCAGCAGGGCGGCTCGTCCACCACTCCGGTGAACAACGGCACGTCCGGCTCGTCGACCACCGGCGGCTCGCTCGCCAAGACCGGCGCGGGCTCCTCCACGATGCCGATCGCCCTCGCGGGCGGCGCGGCCCTGGTGCTCGGTGCCGGCGCGATGGTCATGGTCCGCCGCCGTAAGGCCGGTTCGGACGCCTGA
- a CDS encoding LPXTG cell wall anchor domain-containing protein yields the protein MKIRRLLATAVAAAVTTPVVLLSAAPAFADTKPSGPAARAEQQDELQKLREAVTKAEAALDAAEAAYGEATAALADLETGTTPVRTAAQDAKKAADKAAEDKAAADAAVVAAQKKFDEAAEADKAAAQTALDEAKQKAATAAEAKTAADAEQLKADKALADALTAARAAKAEALKKVEKAKAELDAADKALEEAEAGHECVPEPLFTARLTGPSKVTAGTTADYTLRLTNGTTKAMDEVWPFLMFHAFDTQDKLLDAHLKLQYSTGGAWETYNVAQGIPQIGSLGAKAQKDIKLRLTVDGKTAAGKGAFGYAADYWNDDESCGGTPDLDTFEFDIAAKKPGTGTGSGSGSGSTGGSGTGTGSSGGNGNTSQQGGSSTTPVNNGTSGSAGSTGGNLASTGAGSATMPIALAGGAAVVLGAGAVVVMRRRKAGAGA from the coding sequence GTGAAGATTCGTCGCCTCCTCGCGACCGCCGTGGCCGCCGCCGTCACCACGCCGGTCGTGCTCCTCTCGGCCGCGCCCGCGTTCGCCGACACCAAGCCGTCCGGCCCCGCCGCCCGGGCGGAGCAGCAGGACGAGCTGCAGAAGCTGCGTGAGGCCGTCACCAAGGCCGAGGCGGCGCTCGACGCCGCCGAGGCGGCCTACGGGGAGGCCACCGCGGCGCTCGCCGACCTGGAGACCGGCACCACCCCGGTGCGCACCGCCGCCCAGGACGCCAAGAAGGCCGCCGACAAGGCCGCCGAGGACAAGGCGGCGGCCGACGCCGCCGTCGTGGCCGCGCAGAAGAAGTTCGACGAGGCAGCCGAGGCCGACAAGGCCGCCGCGCAGACCGCCCTCGACGAGGCGAAGCAGAAGGCCGCGACCGCCGCCGAGGCCAAGACCGCGGCCGACGCCGAGCAGCTGAAGGCCGACAAGGCGCTCGCCGACGCGCTCACCGCGGCGCGGGCGGCGAAGGCCGAGGCGCTCAAGAAGGTGGAGAAGGCCAAGGCCGAGCTCGACGCCGCCGACAAGGCCCTGGAGGAGGCGGAGGCCGGTCACGAGTGCGTGCCCGAGCCGCTCTTCACCGCGCGTCTCACCGGCCCCTCGAAGGTCACGGCCGGCACCACCGCGGACTACACCCTGCGGCTGACCAACGGCACCACCAAGGCCATGGACGAGGTCTGGCCGTTCCTGATGTTCCACGCCTTCGACACGCAGGACAAGCTGCTCGACGCCCACCTGAAGCTGCAGTACTCCACGGGCGGCGCCTGGGAGACGTACAACGTGGCCCAGGGCATCCCGCAGATCGGCTCGCTGGGCGCCAAGGCGCAGAAGGACATCAAGCTGCGGCTGACCGTCGACGGCAAGACGGCCGCGGGCAAGGGCGCGTTCGGCTACGCGGCCGACTACTGGAACGACGACGAGTCCTGCGGCGGCACGCCCGACCTGGACACCTTCGAGTTCGACATCGCCGCCAAGAAGCCCGGCACCGGGACCGGCTCCGGTTCCGGTTCCGGTTCCACCGGCGGTTCCGGTACCGGCACCGGATCCTCCGGCGGCAACGGGAACACCTCCCAGCAGGGCGGCTCGTCCACCACTCCGGTGAACAACGGCACGTCCGGGTCCGCCGGCTCCACCGGTGGGAACCTCGCCAGCACCGGTGCGGGCTCCGCCACGATGCCGATCGCCCTCGCGGGCGGCGCGGCCGTGGTGCTCGGGGCCGGGGCCGTGGTCGTGATGCGGCGCCGGAAGGCCGGCGCCGGCGCGTAA
- a CDS encoding CocE/NonD family hydrolase, translating into MSRTKPRIRTDFPHETRHEDLRIPLPDGTRLYARVWRPVTDDPVPALLEYLPDRLTDRTAPRDWQRHPWYAGHGYASVRVDVRGHGNSEGLPGDTYDAYDAVELADGVAVVRWLAEQPWCTGKVGMFGISRGGTGSLQVAALAPEPLKAIVTVCATDDPYAADVHYRGGSVLAAGLPARAAALLAAVCRPPDPRYAGDGDGDEEWRELWLRRLAAVRPFVHTWLAHQTRDAYWRHGSVLESVREDQGAIRAAVLAVGGWLDPRRDTVLRLVEHLPQDRVRGIIGPWSHQYPDRCLPPGPAIGFLQETLRWWDHHLKGVDNDVMAEPLLRSWIGDSHPPATVYEELPGRWVADPAWPSPNVTPVTYAFQGTPVVVDSPQRTGLDAGRLVPRGDDADLPPDQRDEDACSACFDFPVPEDADPVEILGRPTAHLRLMTPAPTGQVVARLCDVAPDGSSTLVTRGMLNLSARYGADRAVEAQVGEWESYVVELDGTGHAFAPGHRVRLAVSSAYWPWIWPQPDAAGFTLDPAGSALTLPVRARTDDAVSFEAPEQSEPLGVSYPRTLEEPRPARVVVRDVAKGEWRLELDPRPGGTRVHPDGLEYTEEATETYTIAESGPLTARTRADRTIRLHRPELAWDVRIETRSEVSCDADAFVTSDEVICKEGDEVVFHRTWEERIPRTAG; encoded by the coding sequence ATGTCCCGAACGAAGCCGCGGATCCGTACCGACTTCCCTCACGAGACCCGGCACGAGGACCTCCGCATCCCTCTTCCGGACGGCACCCGGCTGTACGCGCGCGTCTGGCGGCCGGTCACCGACGACCCCGTACCGGCGCTGCTCGAATACCTTCCGGACCGCCTCACCGACCGGACCGCGCCGCGCGACTGGCAACGGCATCCCTGGTACGCGGGCCACGGCTACGCGTCCGTACGGGTGGACGTGCGCGGCCACGGCAACAGCGAGGGCCTGCCCGGAGACACCTACGACGCGTACGACGCGGTCGAGCTCGCCGACGGCGTGGCGGTGGTGCGGTGGCTGGCCGAACAGCCCTGGTGCACCGGCAAGGTCGGAATGTTCGGGATCTCCCGGGGCGGCACCGGCAGCCTGCAGGTCGCCGCGCTCGCGCCCGAGCCGCTGAAGGCGATCGTGACCGTCTGCGCGACCGACGACCCCTACGCCGCCGACGTGCACTACCGCGGCGGCTCGGTCCTCGCCGCCGGCCTGCCCGCCCGGGCGGCCGCCCTGCTCGCCGCCGTGTGCCGGCCGCCGGACCCGCGGTACGCCGGCGACGGCGACGGCGACGAGGAATGGCGCGAACTGTGGCTGCGGCGGCTGGCGGCCGTACGCCCGTTCGTGCACACCTGGCTCGCGCACCAGACCCGCGACGCGTACTGGCGGCACGGCAGCGTCCTCGAGAGCGTCCGCGAGGACCAGGGGGCGATCCGCGCCGCCGTGCTCGCCGTCGGCGGCTGGCTCGACCCGCGCCGGGACACCGTGCTGCGGCTCGTCGAGCATCTGCCGCAGGACCGGGTGCGCGGCATCATCGGGCCCTGGTCGCACCAGTATCCGGACCGCTGTCTTCCGCCGGGACCGGCGATCGGCTTCCTGCAGGAGACCCTGCGCTGGTGGGACCACCACCTCAAGGGCGTCGACAACGACGTGATGGCCGAGCCGCTGCTGCGCTCCTGGATCGGCGACTCGCACCCGCCGGCCACGGTGTACGAGGAGCTGCCGGGCCGCTGGGTCGCGGACCCCGCCTGGCCGTCGCCGAACGTCACCCCCGTGACGTACGCCTTCCAGGGCACCCCGGTCGTCGTGGACTCGCCGCAGCGGACCGGGCTCGACGCGGGGCGCCTCGTGCCCCGGGGCGACGACGCGGACCTGCCGCCCGACCAGCGGGACGAGGACGCGTGCTCGGCCTGCTTCGACTTCCCGGTGCCGGAGGACGCGGACCCCGTCGAGATCCTGGGCCGGCCGACGGCGCACCTCCGGCTGATGACGCCCGCGCCGACCGGCCAGGTCGTCGCCCGGCTCTGCGACGTCGCCCCGGACGGCTCCTCCACCCTGGTCACCCGGGGGATGCTGAACCTCTCCGCCCGTTACGGCGCGGACCGCGCGGTGGAGGCGCAGGTCGGCGAGTGGGAGTCGTACGTCGTCGAGCTCGACGGCACCGGCCACGCCTTCGCGCCCGGCCACCGGGTGCGGCTCGCCGTCTCCTCCGCGTACTGGCCCTGGATCTGGCCCCAGCCGGACGCGGCGGGCTTCACCCTCGACCCGGCCGGCTCCGCCCTCACCCTCCCGGTCCGCGCCCGCACGGACGACGCGGTGAGCTTCGAGGCGCCCGAGCAGTCCGAGCCCCTCGGCGTGAGCTACCCGCGCACCCTTGAGGAGCCGCGGCCGGCGCGGGTGGTGGTCCGGGACGTGGCCAAGGGCGAATGGCGCCTGGAGCTCGACCCGCGCCCCGGCGGCACCCGGGTCCATCCGGACGGCCTGGAGTACACGGAGGAGGCGACCGAGACGTACACGATCGCCGAGTCCGGCCCCCTGACCGCCCGCACCCGCGCCGACCGGACGATCCGGCTGCACCGCCCCGAGCTCGCGTGGGACGTGCGGATCGAGACCCGCTCGGAGGTCTCCTGCGACGCGGACGCCTTCGTCACCTCGGACGAGGTGATCTGCAAGGAGGGCGACGAGGTCGTCTTCCACCGCACCTGGGAGGAACGCATCCCCCGCACGGCCGGCTGA
- a CDS encoding polyprenyl synthetase family protein produces MTVVGPFGLSVRDQALEADVQTGLAAVEAGLLDATKSDVPFITEAAQHLVLAGGKRFRPLLVMLAAQFGDPYAPGVVPSAVVVELTHLATLYHDDVMDEAAVRRGVASANSRWGNSLAVLTGDFLFARASHTLADLGPEAVRIQSEAFERLVTGQILETAGPQEGRDHVDHYLDVLGGKTGSLVAVSCRFGAMMSGADESVVDILTQYGERLGVAFQLADDVLDIASDSHESGKTPGTDLREGVPTLPVLHLRAAAAAHGRPEDLELLALIESDLTDDARHAEALRRLRVHPALEQARRDTVRFAEEARSMLTPLPEGYAKAALQEMCDAVVHRAG; encoded by the coding sequence GTGACCGTCGTCGGGCCGTTCGGCCTCAGCGTGCGGGACCAGGCTCTCGAAGCCGATGTCCAGACCGGTCTCGCCGCCGTGGAGGCGGGCCTCCTCGACGCCACCAAGAGCGACGTGCCGTTCATCACCGAGGCCGCCCAGCACCTGGTGCTCGCCGGCGGCAAGCGGTTCCGGCCGCTGCTCGTGATGCTCGCCGCGCAGTTCGGCGACCCGTACGCGCCGGGCGTCGTGCCCTCCGCCGTCGTCGTCGAGCTCACCCACCTCGCCACGCTCTACCACGACGACGTGATGGACGAGGCGGCCGTACGGCGCGGGGTCGCCAGCGCCAACAGCCGCTGGGGCAACTCGCTCGCCGTCCTCACGGGTGACTTCCTGTTCGCCCGCGCCTCGCACACCCTCGCGGACCTCGGCCCCGAGGCCGTCCGCATCCAGTCCGAGGCGTTCGAGCGGCTCGTCACCGGCCAGATCCTGGAGACCGCGGGACCGCAGGAGGGCCGCGACCACGTCGACCACTACCTCGACGTGCTCGGCGGCAAGACCGGCTCGCTCGTCGCCGTCTCCTGCCGCTTCGGCGCGATGATGTCCGGCGCCGACGAGTCCGTCGTCGACATCCTCACCCAGTACGGGGAGCGGCTCGGCGTCGCGTTCCAGCTCGCCGACGACGTCCTCGACATCGCCTCCGACTCCCACGAGTCCGGCAAGACCCCGGGCACCGACCTCCGCGAGGGCGTCCCCACCCTGCCCGTCCTCCACCTGCGCGCCGCCGCGGCCGCCCACGGCCGGCCGGAGGACCTGGAGCTGCTCGCCCTGATCGAGAGCGACCTCACCGACGACGCCCGCCACGCCGAGGCCCTCCGCCGTCTGCGCGTCCACCCCGCCCTGGAACAGGCCCGCCGCGACACCGTCCGCTTCGCGGAGGAGGCCCGCTCCATGCTCACCCCGCTCCCCGAGGGCTACGCGAAGGCCGCCCTGCAGGAGATGTGCGACGCGGTGGTGCACCGGGCGGGCTAG
- a CDS encoding outer membrane lipoprotein carrier protein LolA, with product MAAERKASRYIVPVAVAGVAAATIGLVPALAASGDPDLPEITAQQLIEKIAASDTQTLSGTFKISTDLGLPSVAGLLPSAVPSGPGGSSTADPSAKLAELVSGSHTLRVAADGPERQKLTVLDGSDEYSLIHNGDDVWAYDSKSGEVFHEKGQSPKGEGPHGKAPKGHEELPGTPKQLADEVLKAAGDTTSITVGGTAKVAGRDAYQLVIKPKQAGSTVESVKIAVDASTGTPLKFTLDSVSGGKPVVDAGFTKVDFAKPAADTFDFKAPKGAKVTEGAAEKAGKDAGKDAEDEFGKGFGGLLPGLGEGGKGGAGEPQIIGEGWTTVAKLNTGAPAPKTDDAPKEVQGFLDALGDKVSGKFGSGTVFKTKIVNVLMTDDGTVYVGAVTPDKLVATADSAK from the coding sequence ATGGCAGCAGAGCGCAAGGCGAGTCGTTACATCGTCCCGGTCGCGGTGGCCGGAGTGGCCGCTGCGACCATCGGCCTGGTGCCGGCGCTCGCCGCGTCCGGCGACCCGGATCTGCCGGAGATCACGGCGCAGCAGCTCATCGAGAAGATCGCCGCCTCGGACACGCAGACGCTGTCCGGCACGTTCAAGATCAGCACCGACCTGGGGCTGCCGTCCGTCGCCGGTCTGCTCCCGTCGGCCGTGCCGTCCGGGCCCGGCGGGTCCTCGACCGCCGACCCGTCGGCGAAGCTCGCCGAGCTGGTGTCGGGCTCGCACACGCTGCGGGTGGCGGCCGACGGTCCGGAGCGGCAGAAGCTCACGGTGCTCGACGGCTCGGACGAGTACAGCCTGATCCACAACGGGGACGACGTCTGGGCGTACGACAGCAAGTCGGGCGAGGTCTTCCACGAGAAGGGCCAGTCCCCTAAGGGTGAGGGCCCGCACGGCAAGGCTCCGAAGGGGCACGAGGAGCTGCCGGGCACGCCCAAGCAGCTCGCCGACGAGGTCCTGAAGGCGGCTGGGGACACCACCTCGATCACCGTCGGCGGTACGGCCAAGGTGGCCGGCCGGGACGCGTACCAGCTGGTGATCAAGCCCAAGCAGGCCGGTTCGACGGTCGAGTCGGTCAAGATCGCGGTGGACGCGTCCACCGGTACGCCGCTGAAGTTCACCCTCGACTCCGTCAGCGGCGGCAAGCCGGTCGTCGACGCGGGCTTCACCAAGGTGGACTTCGCCAAGCCGGCCGCCGACACCTTCGACTTCAAGGCGCCGAAGGGTGCCAAGGTGACGGAGGGCGCGGCGGAGAAGGCCGGAAAGGACGCCGGCAAGGATGCCGAGGACGAGTTCGGCAAGGGCTTCGGTGGGCTCCTCCCTGGCCTGGGCGAGGGCGGCAAGGGCGGTGCCGGCGAGCCCCAGATCATCGGCGAGGGCTGGACCACCGTCGCCAAGCTGAACACCGGCGCCCCGGCGCCCAAGACGGACGACGCGCCGAAGGAGGTCCAGGGCTTCCTGGACGCCCTCGGCGACAAGGTGAGCGGGAAGTTCGGCTCCGGCACCGTCTTCAAGACGAAGATCGTCAACGTTCTGATGACGGACGACGGCACGGTCTACGTCGGTGCGGTCACGCCCGACAAGCTCGTCGCGACGGCCGACTCGGCCAAGTAG